In Limosilactobacillus sp. WILCCON 0051, a single window of DNA contains:
- the rpsK gene encoding 30S ribosomal protein S11: protein MATKKGSRKRRAKKNVETGVAHIHSTFNNTLIMITDVQGNAVAWSSAGVLGFKGSRKSTPFAAQMASEAAAKQAMEHGMKTVEVEVKGPGSGRESAIRALQATGLEVTAIRDVTPVPHNGSRPPKRRRV from the coding sequence ATGGCAACCAAAAAAGGTTCACGCAAGCGTCGTGCAAAAAAGAATGTTGAAACTGGTGTTGCACACATTCACTCAACTTTCAACAACACGTTGATCATGATCACTGATGTGCAAGGCAATGCCGTTGCTTGGTCCTCAGCCGGTGTGCTGGGCTTCAAGGGCTCTCGTAAGTCTACTCCATTTGCTGCTCAAATGGCTTCTGAAGCTGCTGCCAAGCAAGCAATGGAACACGGTATGAAGACGGTTGAAGTTGAAGTTAAGGGCCCTGGTTCGGGTCGTGAATCAGCTATCCGTGCTCTGCAAGCAACTGGTCTTGAAGTTACTGCCATCCGGGACGTAACTCCAGTGCCACACAATGGTTCTCGTCCTCCAAAGCGTCGTCGTGTCTAA